Within the Syngnathoides biaculeatus isolate LvHL_M chromosome 13, ASM1980259v1, whole genome shotgun sequence genome, the region GCCGGTGTGATGCTGGGGATGATTCAGCTGTACAGAAGCGGGTGTGTTCCTTTCCTCATCACAGGACATCTGCTGTGCAAAAGCGACAGATATGCCATTTGTCTTATGTATAGTATCATGTACATATGTCAGGTTGattgaaataaatgtgttttagtTTTACGGTCTCATGTCACAAATTGTGCCATGAAAATAACATCCGTCACATACATTCGGAGATAGCCTTGGGACATGAATCTCATTATGAGGGGAAAGAAAAGGTtccagaggggggaaaaaaaaaacgtttttccgTCCCGCTGAAATGTTGTGTTGATGTTCGGATAAATTATGATTCTAAAAAGAAGTAAcaatgaaaatgtggattataGGTGAGGAAAGATGAAAGAGATGTGGCTGGGAAATGGGAAAATGCTGTAAAGTTCTATATGATACAGCACAGCTTGTCGTAAATGTGGTTACTTCGAGAAATGTTTCGATCAGGGCGATGTGCCTCATCATTCCGTTTTCTATAGCATCCGGGGAGCTGTACTGTCAATCCCATGATGCACCGGGGTGGACGGACCTGCCACCGGTCCATTCATCAACGACATTTTGAAACCCATGAAGATGACAGTTTAATTTGCGTTTGGCTGTTGTTTgtcatggcagcacggtggagcagctggtaaagcgttggcctcacagttctgaggtcccaggttcaatcccggccccgcctgtgtggagtttgcatgttctccccgtgcctgcgtgggtttcctccaggcactccggtgattgtgagtgcggttgtctgtgtctatgtgccctgcgattggctggcaacctgtttagggtgtatcctgcctcctgcccgttgactgccgGGATAGGCTATGGCACTCTctgcgagcctcgtgaggataagtggcaaaggaaTTGGAGGGTTGGATTTTGTTTGTCATACTTAATCACTGAACAAGCACTCCGGGGGCCAAAGTATTTTTATACAGGACatcaaaaagtatatatttcTAAAATCGACAATGTTGTACGTTTCCTTTAATGCACTCTAACCCGGTGTCAGGCATTGTAGGTTCGCCATCACTAAAGAATTTGAGTTGTGACGTTTTTATCTGATGTCTGTAACGACTACCCATATCGGACAGAAGTCCAAACCTCCTTTCAAAGGATAGAAAACTATCTATATACTATAGTAAAACTGTCTGTCACGCCTCATCCTTCCTTCTCGACAGAAGAGAAGCAACTCAACAATCCAGACCCCCCGACTGGGTCCAAAAACCAAAAGACAGAAGGTCTGGACTCACCTAATTAACAGAAGCTTGATATATCAGATCTGCAAAGCCACAAACTGGTGGATCAAAGAGAATTCGGGCCCTATGATGAATCTGTTATCGACTACAGTACAAGAAGACAGCCCAAGACCAACAACGTCTCGGAATTACTGAACAGTGAAGCTACAGCACCATCAAGAGGGAAATCTCGGGACTGACAAACAGCATTTTGTCAAAAGAACTTTTTCTAGTAGTGTATCTGGGACGTAATAGTgtcgtgaaatatgaattaaaattggcCATGCATTGCTgagttcaaaatgttttcagatGCATTACGGAGCACAATTTATTACATCTCCCCTCCGCCAACGATCTTTGGACAAATTTAGGGTTTACACGCAAAACAAGTCATAGAACAGTTAGTGATTAAGATGCGCTAAGctagttttcatttttggtaGCACGGTGACCCATTGCTCGCagatccgcctcacagttctgaggaccccgggttcaaatctggcctcacctgtgtgacgtttgccggttctccccgtgtcttcgtggtttttctccggtttcctccgacatcccaaaaacatgcagtgaagGTTAATTGCAGACTGTAAATTGGCCATGGGTGTCGATgtaagtgcgaatggttgtttgtttatgtacgCCTTGcatctggcgaccagttcagtgtgtaccccactcTCGCCCTGACacatctgggataggccccggcaTCCCCGCGATACTCGTGAGTATTGgcaatatggaaaatggattgtcactttttatttattttttttaggggggggggggggatttgtggTGTTAATAATCAGTTCATGTAATGACAGCACAGTGGTGCCTTTAGATGCGAGTTTGTGTTCCGTGACCACACTTGTAAGTCAAACTCGGATCaacttttccccattgaaatgagtcAAAATGCTATCAATCCATTCCAtctgcccccccaaaaagaatttttaaaaataattttagtaaTAAAAATACCACCCTTTAATATTACACTgcataaaaacatgcactaatataattcaatgaaatgtataaaaaaaaaaaactttttgcttcatttcagtGGACAAGGTGCTGCTCCCTCTAGTGCACAGGTGCTAaactctggcccgcgggccaaatttggcccattgtgtaattatatttggcacgcgaggcaatttcaaattaatattagagctggcctgccggtattacaagtattatACGCTTATTTGGTttcatattaaaaggttcatttctTCAACCTTGACCTGCAGCTTTGCTCAacttaaaattttggcccactgtgaatttgagtttgacacccctgctctagagtgTGCACCCTGGCCACCTAGTGCCAGTATAATTAAGACATACAGAGACACACAAGGAACTGTTTCCCAAAAGACTCATTAAGGTGCAGTAGTTTTACTCATTTTCAgcaaaggataaagaatatattcctGCGAGTATCGTTAAATTATCTGGCTACGTGTTTtgcaccaccttttttttttttttttttcttcaaatagcAATTGCTAACACTGATGCTAAACGATCCTACTAAGGCAAGGTTGGCTGTTTCAAATGCATTTCTCCTTTCTATTTCCGACAGGCCCAGCGAAATGAGAGGGAGTCTATCAGGCAGAAACTCGCCTTGGGTAGTTTCTATGACGACGAGCCAGTCATCTTCACCAGCTGCAGCAAGAACGACGCTTCCTCTCGGTGGGTTCTTCAATGGAGCTTGTGATGTATCGAGGGGTTTGATTAGTGGCCTCGCTTTCCTGCCGAAGCATTTTCGGTCTTTTATATTCCGACTGACGACCGACGCGTTTGATGTCGGCATCTATTTTCGAcgctgcccccccacccccccactgtAACATCATGGATATTTCATTGTTTGCCACACAATTTTACAAAGGCAGCTCTTCCTACTTTGTATCGCAGAACCGCTGATGAATGTTGTATGAATGCATGCGTGGGCGATCAAATATTCAATTTACTTTGACCCATTTATCTCCTGATTACTTATCTGTAAGTAAATGCtgctttttgtgtttaaatCCTTTTGACATCTCCTTGGTGGACTTTGGTGAAAATGATCAATTAGTcattgcaaattaaaaaaattcccatCGGGTATGGATGGAGTTGTTTACTATATTCGgcatttcaaatttgttttattttttgttttgtttttggtactCCGGTCAGGTTCCACGGAGGAGTCAACCTGCAGGTGTGTTTTGTCAACGACAGCAGCAGCGACAAAGACAGCGATGCCGAGGACAGCAGGACGGAAACCAGTCTGGATACACCCTTGTCACCTGTGGTACGCACGGCTGGAGAGACCGTAGACCCGATGAGATCCAATCCCACAGctgtattcaaaataataataattacaaaataatacTCCTCCCTACTTTGAATTTAAACCAGTTAAAAGTTAATATGGTACTAGCATATTAAATAAacgtttatttaataaaataaaaatagataacaGAACATCAGTGGTCTGACATCCCTgcatgaaagtgttttttttttgtagtgtatgACTGACAGGagcaaaatgtgtattttttttctataattgAGTCctattttttcaagaataatggtgcttttttttttcagaaaaaaggtGTAACATTGCATAAATGAAGttctaatttttgtttgttaaaatataattttcatcCAAAACTTTGACCGTGGTATAATATAATAACTTCATTTTGGGTACTTGAACAAATATCTCCCCTCTAAGGGGTCCGTGGACCCAAAACGTTTTGAGGACCTACACAATGCGCGACCATCAACATCTGGTACAGTATGTGGTACATCTCGGTACTAACCCAAATTCTCCTGCTCCAGAGCAAGCAGAGCTCATCGTTGTCAGATCGCGACACAGCGGAGGAGGACTCGGACCCGCTGGACGACTGCGGCGGCTTCTGGCGGGTGCAGCGGAGGCTCCAGGAGGAGGCTCGGGTGGCCCTGGCTCTGGCCAGGCCCATGGCCCGTATGCAGGTGGAGGTGGAGAGGCAGATCCAGCAGCACAGACGCTCGCCGGTGGCGGATCTGGTCAGTCGTCAGTCACAACTGACTCTGCAGTATGGAGCAGTgctttttgatatttttacatcacctaaaaaaaaaaaaaaaatctctccaaATACAACCATAAAGAACACCATTAAAATAGCATAgtaggcccaagtgttcatcaaaaatgacATAGAGCTTTTGTTTATCAAATGTATCGAATATTGTAAGCTATTGTAACATTatccacagtttgaacattaacactttgcttaaatacaggaaaataaaaatgtagtcaAAAAAGATcacttactgtaattcccggccgacagagcgcaactggttataagcctcacccagtacatttgtaaaggaaataccatttggtacatacatgggccgcagccgtgtgagagccgcaagtgcccacattgaaaccgacattgaaacacaagatatttaccaagaaagacggaacacagagagtttaacgctagcgccgccgtgctaacgctaacaccgccatgctaacgctaacgtcgccacgctaacgctagcaccgtgctaatatggcctgttaaaaaaacatactagtaaaaatcactgagacacggcagtaacacgctagcgcagcgctaacaggaccggatcggtaaaagtcacttcctcagcacatatattccaccggtgtcactcttaccttttccgctcgagtgcccccttgcggctgttataaaaatgcacaaattaactgcATCGccgtataaaccgcagggttgaaagcgtgtgaaaaaagtcgcggcttataggccggaaattacagtaaacttATTATACACGTAAGTTACAtaaaactgtaccaaaataaatattctttCACATACTACTAGATAGAAACTCAGTACCGTTTTCCCCAACACTTACACTAGTGCAATTAAGAATATAGTACTGTCCGGGTTTTGTGGCCTTTTCAGGATAATTTAGTCGTACTTTGAGGAAGTAATGCTGCTTTTGCGTGCTCGTGCAGCTTCCCCATCTGCCTCACATCAGCGAGGGCTTGATGAAGAGGAATCTGAGGCGAGGCGACATGAGGGAGATGAGTCTTGGCCAGCTCCAAGTCATCACCAACGACTTGCACTCGCAAATCCAGAGTAAGTAGATTACATATAATGCAACGGGTATTTCAGTTATGCTTCATTTACTTTTTGCTACAATGAACAAGGGTAAATGATCTTGAGTACGTTAGCGCTGATGGTGTgcgtgcttcacagttctgagtgtGCATTACAGGTCTGAATGAGGAGCTggtgcagctgctgctgctgagggACGAGCAGCACGTGGAGCAGGACGCCATGCTGGTGGACATCGAGGACCTCACCAGGTAAATCCAGTCCGTCCGCTCATGTGTCCCGCTTGAAAATCAAAACGTTTGTATCTGAActcatttttccccattgaaatgaatagaaatactATTAATCCATTCCATCTTCCTAGAAGAACCCaccataaaaaacaaataagataATAAGAAAAATAGATCTCcaatattttcctttgtaaaatatccatccatccattttcttttgacgcttatcttcacgagggtcacggggagtgctggtgcctatctcaggtgtcaacgggcaggaggcaggttccaccctgaactggttgccagccaatcgcagggcacatacagacgaacaaccattttcactcacaatcacacctaggggcaattcgagtgtccaattaatgttgcatgtttttgggatgtgggaggaaaccgtagtgcccggagaaaacccacgcaggcacggggagaacatgcaaactccacacaggttgggccgggattgaacccaggtcctcagaactgtgaggccaatgctttacttgctgatccaccgtgccacctttgtaaaatatatattaattaaataatacatttccaGACATGATGGTGGTTGCCCAAAAAGGGGGCCACATTATCCAGACATTTCTCACGAAGAGTTTCACATCTGACTTTTTGCAAAGTATGTAAAATACCTTTaagtatttagatttttttttgtctttcaacatgtgttgctccaccatttttgtttaaatatccattgcttGGTCATTTAACTGCCACACAGATGATATTAGTTAGCCCATTTACGGTGTTTTGCATTATTATATAGCCTTAAGTTAAACAGTTTGTAAAGCATAACTATGTGATTGGTTTAAATAGACGCAATTTTCTTTGTtctatgtttagtttgacagtaaatgtcAACTGAGAGTGGTAGTAAACGGCTCGAAGCCTCTTTTTGGACAAACTGTTCACTCTTCGCCAAACTGCTGGTTTTTGTGAAGAGTGTTGAGTTAAATTTTTGcccacaagtcaaagcaaaaaaaaaaaaacaacacacacgaaCGGCAGCTCATATCTCAAAAAGTCATCAATCGACTCACTCATATTTTAAGGTTTCGCTGTACGTGACACTTGTCAATCTGAGGATGATCAAATACGTTCATATGCTCAGGTTGCTACGAACAAGTTTTACTAGTCAAATTCTGGAACAAGTTTTACTCTAAGCAACCAGAGGAAGGAAAAATACTGACGTCATCAGGCGGTGGTACTCTGGCCATATGAGGACAAATCTGATCAATACTCATTCAATGTCATCAGACAGCACTACTAAGTCTTCAGGCAGATTAAATTGGAACTACTGATACTCTTTTACTTGTACTGAAATACTCTTTGTCTCTGCCTTGATACAGGCACGCTCACAGCCATCAGCGACACCAGGCTGACAAAGCCAACGCTAAATAAATTCCCGTGTGTCCATCTGCACGCCACCCGACCCAGTACCCGCTCCATGGACCGTCACTTGTCTCGCCACCGAAGCGCCATCTGTGCTGGGAAATGAAGACGCCGCGTTGTGTTTATACATGTACATAAAGTATCGCACCACTGGGCCCAGTTGACGGGCGTTTCGCTTTCCACTCCGCTGGATGAAATATGGCGTAGTCCGTAGAATAAAGGGGAATGTTCTTGATGTCGTTCCATCACCAAATGAACTTTGTCACCTAATAGGGTTTTGCAAGGTACATTTTTAGAGGGATAGAGGGAGCACTTGCACACTTTGTCGTTTACTTTCATTCACCATTCAAAACTGGAGTTCAGTGTTGTAATAGAAATTTAGTCACGAGTGCTGATTTTCAAGCATCGCTTCGATCCCGCACCGCCACACTAAGAATCCCGAAGACACGCAACTGGATGTAAATCAACTGCTGCTATAGTGCACACTTTCATTGTACTTTTTGAGTGTTGTCTTTGCACATTTACTTTGCATACATCCGTACAACACAGAGAATATGAAAGGTATTGTGGAGGAGTATAAAAAGCATTATGGactgcctcaaaaaaaaaaaaaaagcttctctgTGAAGTTCAATTAACTCAGAAGGGAAAACTGACCAATGAAGTCCAAGActaaacatatatattttatgtgatAATGGTTTGTGACAGAAAGgatgtcgattaaaaaaaaaaaaatcaactttgtttttctcttgTATGCTACGTGGATAAATGTTATGTTATGAAATGTAAAgatattgaaaatattaaacattttaaatgtgtgtgatGGCTGCTTCTCGTCACTCGACTGGATTTAGTAGTGCTACCTGCTGAGGTTTTTtggttaattgacccctccgtacagggcacttgaccacgcctcctgaagtgacgtcacgccacgtgcgctgacgtaagacaaacagtaaaaatggcaaatacaatacaatacattctgaactgagacagactccatgcttctgatttcattcaaagcaacgatatattatagattctaaatacaatacattcttaactgagagagacgccatgcttctgatttcattcaatcattcacacgtagcaatgatatgctagcggagaacgtctcgttcatttatacgagacgtgtattaaaaatcaaatttagggcatatcttcgtgcaaacacagtctggttaactttcggccacgagccagcaagaaatcaatatgtttgtgcagtccgatcatcgctaaatatcgctcaacaaagaataagtgtgtcaatcgttcacgcGTAGCGGtattatgctagcggagaacgtctcattcatttatacgagacgtgtattaaaaatcaaatttagggcatatcttcgtgcaaacacagtctggttaactttcggccgcgagccagcaagaaatcaatatgtttgtgcagtccgatcatcgctaaatatcgctcaacaaagaataagtgtgtcaatcgttcacacgtagcggtattatgctagcggagaacgtctcattcatttatacgagacgtgtattaaaaatcaaatttagggcatatcttcgtgcaaacacagtctggttaagcttcggccgcgagccagcaagaaatcaatacgtttgtgcagtccgatcatcgctaaatatcgctcgacaaagaataagtgtgtcaatcgttcacacgcagcagtgttatgctagcgaagaacttcgaaatcatttatacgagacatgtattgaaaatcaaatatagggcataccttcgtgcaaacatatgtgttccggttgatattagatggatttagttgatgatgcggtcttccacaaagtttgatccatcgaaggcatttttcgtactgggttttcggttttggaaagggtacgaatcgaactccaccaactagcctttcaggatacctgtcgtcactattacaaagtccgtgactacacctctttaccatatttttttgttaaataacccaaatatgcacTAAAACGCTAACAAGTAGACGCCACAGtaagtgaaagaaaatgaaaaccaaagaaaaaggaaaagctgCTAAGTTTTAAAGGAGTGATTTCAAAACAACTGTGTTGTAGAATACTTGCACATTTCACTTCATTGGTCAGaatattattttcttaaaaGAAATGATGTATCTCTGTGCATCCATCTATGTCACCAAAGCACAGTGACACACGGAACAAACAATATGAATGGAAAGCAAAGGCTTTGATTCTTATAAAATTGCTGGTGGAGTGCCGGAACCGGAAATGAGGTCACACGGCTGGCGCGAAACACATGAGTGGGGAAAGTCTGCGTTAAtgagaaaataactattttgtatttcatttatcaatttatacaaaataataaagtgTCGCAGTCTGTATGAATATACATTTATCAAAACGCGTTTTCATTTCTGTACCTTCACAGCCACACACCTGGTGGCAGTTGTGTCTAATTAAGGGGCGGAGCTCTCGGTGTTCAACTTTAATTAAAcgccaaacaaaaagaaagaaaactcaTCACGGCGGCATCGTTACACGTTGGTGGTGTTTGGTGAGGTTAAGTGAAACTTTCTCTAACTTGACACCTCAAAATGAATCTCTCCCCTTGTTGGACCGTCTTCGTCCTCTTCGCCATTTTTAGCCTCACTGAGAGCCTGCGCTACCCCTTGCTATCTTATGACCGCGGTGCACCTCGGAGGCCGAGCGCAGCTTCGAGTTCCGTCCAGTCTCATTTCCCTTCGCcgcagcagcaggagcagcaggAGGCTCGCTCTGCACGGGTGCTGGTAAGATGTCACCCGGACTCTATGGAGATCGTGGTTCAGGCTGACTTGTTCGACACCGGCTTTCTGGTGGACCCGGAACATCTACGCCTCGGTTCCGAGCCGGCGAGTGGAAGTGGGTCGTGCCGTGCTGGCCAGTATGGAGATGACTGGACGGTAACCATATGGGCCAACCTCCAGGACTGTGGAACTCGGCTCTCGGTAAATACGAGTTCagaattgtgacatttttttttctttaaaaaagcaATGTTTTTCTGATAATCTCCCAAGCAATAACCGAGTAACTCTATTTAATAGTTATGTTGCTTCTCAGGGACAACCAAAATCGTGCAATGTTTCAATTCATTCACTTATGAGGCACCATTTGTCCAATATGATGTAATTTTGTCACAACTTTTAGTTCAAAATGTTTGAACTCTGGCTTTGAGACAgtcccaccttttttttcttctttttttttctattcctcTAGTCAACACACGACAAGATAATCTATTCAAATGTGCTGGTCTACTCACCTGAGCCATCATCTGAAGGCTTGTTTCGACTGGATGGGGCGACCATTCCGGTCGAGTGCCATTTTgacaagtatttttatttttattttattttttcttaaaccTTATCAGAATAACACATTTGGATACCATAACTCTGTCAAACCTCTTTTCTTTGTTGGCCACATGGTAGTAAGAGAACAGCTTGTATgttacaaaaatttcaaactcatggaattggaaagagctttgaaaaccctttttaaaatattacttaaCTGATCTTCAATAGCTCAAATAAAAGTTATGGTATTGGTAAAACAATAAGTGCAAAGAGTTGTGACCCTCCCCGTTAATgtataggtttccaatgacgtcaccatcacctttagaccaatcggataaattaacgatagaaaaaaaaacttcgtttcacctatcacctgtgttctctgacctctatgacacacaagatggtgtaattggAAATTTATCCATTAGgatcttcaaaatgtcataacttttttttttttgtttctgaatggattttcatgaaatttcagTGACTAAAGCATtaccatttgcacttattttgATTTATAATTGCATACAGAACAACAAATCTGGCAATTTTACAATGTGACCAACATTTTTTGAGGAGGCATATCACCTTCATATTTCATGTGTGCGTTAAGTACATATATGTCATAAATGAAGTACTttaggaaaaaaattatataggtactgactttttttttttttttttaaaaggttttaaatggggaaacattttgaaaaacttaCTTCTCtagtggttttaaaaaaattgttgatgGAAACATGGACTACATCatcagcttctgtgtgttttggtgcaataataaacaagccTTATACACGCAAAATAGTGACTCACATTGTGCTCCAGGGTTTCTTATATAAGCACGGACAAATCCATCGTGCAGTACAATGAACGGCCGGGTTGTCTCGTACCtaccatttttgtcattttacataTCTCTAATTTTATGCGATTCGTGACACCAAATTGAGTCTCAAtcggtaaggtttttttttttttttaaaaaaaaaaaaatcttttcctttcggcttgtcccgttaggggtcgccacagcgtgtcatcttttgccatcttagcctatctcctgcatcttcctctctaaccccaactgccctcatgtcttccctcaccacatccataaaccttctctttggtcttcctctcgctcttttgcctgggagctccatcctcagcatccttctaccaatatactcactctctcgcctctgaacatgtgcaaaccatcgaagtctgctctctcgaatcttgtctccaaaacatccagctttggctgtccctctaatgagctcatttctaatcctatccaacctggtcactccgagcgagaacctcaacatcttcatttctgccacctccagttcagcttcctgttgtttcttcagtgccactgtctctaatccgtacatcatggccggcctcaccactgttttgtaaactttgcccttcatcctagcagacactcttctgtcacataacacaccagacacctttcgccagctgttccaacctgcttggacccgtttcttcacttcctgaccacactctccattgctctgtattgttgaccccaagtatttgaagtcatccaccctcgctatctcttctccctgtagcatcactcttccccctctacttttctcattcacgcacatatattctgttttacttcggctaatcttcattcctctcctttccagtgcatgtctccatctttccaattgttcctctgcatgctccctgctttcactgcatatgacaatatcatctgcgaacatcatggtccaaggggattccagtctaacctcatctgtcagcctatccattaccactgcaaacaggaaggggctcagagctgatccctgatgcagtcccacctccaccttaaattcctctgtcacacctaaggcacacctcaccattgttctgctgccatcatacatgtcctgtactattttaacatacttctctgccacaccagacttacgcatgcagtaaaaaaaaaaatgacatctatAAATTCAAGAGCCAGGGGTGGTTTCTGATATGGGCACCTGTGCAATCTCAAGCCTCTCATTTCCAGCCTTTGTTGGAAACGTGTGGCTGGCTGGGGGTTTGACAAGTGCCTCAAGAGCAGGTTCTGTAGTCCCAAAATGAGAGAATTAGGAGTGCAAGCACAGAACAAAttttaaacttgtatctcaaggcatttttttccctttctttcctCAGGAGGTATTCTGTGGCAAGCATGTCATTGGGCCCTGCCTGGGTACCTTCAGTCCTGGTGGCCTCAGCAGAGAATCGCATAGACTTCAAACTGCGCCTCATGACTGGTGTCTGGACAGATTCAAATTTCataatttattcaaatttaATCTCAATTTGAAGtgattcatgttttgttttcctccacatGAATGTTTCAGACGACTGGCTGTTTGAGAGGGGCTCGCATGCGTATTTTGTGGGCGACCCGATGCATTTCGAGGTGTCCGCTGTGATCCGCAAACACAAGCCCTTGCGCGTCTTTGTGGACCGTTGCGTCGCTACGGCCGGCCCGGACCCGGATGCTGCCTTAAGATACGACTTTATTGAGCGTAACGGGTAAGTTCTTAATTGTAGGAAAGATGGATCTGAGCGTGTTATGTCATTGCTCTAAAGAATGTATTGCTTACCTCAACAGATGTCTCTATGATGCCTTCCTGACAAACTCCAGCTCTCACTTCCTG harbors:
- the zgc:153615 gene encoding schwannomin-interacting protein 1 isoform X1 gives rise to the protein MVVCLCTPCIWRPVQCVPHSRPDTSGIGPGIPAILAQRNERESIRQKLALGSFYDDEPVIFTSCSKNDASSRFHGGVNLQVCFVNDSSSDKDSDAEDSRTETSLDTPLSPVSKQSSSLSDRDTAEEDSDPLDDCGGFWRVQRRLQEEARVALALARPMARMQVEVERQIQQHRRSPVADLLPHLPHISEGLMKRNLRRGDMREMSLGQLQVITNDLHSQIQSLNEELVQLLLLRDEQHVEQDAMLVDIEDLTRHAHSHQRHQADKANAK
- the zgc:153615 gene encoding schwannomin-interacting protein 1 isoform X2, giving the protein MVHQEKRVYQAQRNERESIRQKLALGSFYDDEPVIFTSCSKNDASSRFHGGVNLQVCFVNDSSSDKDSDAEDSRTETSLDTPLSPVSKQSSSLSDRDTAEEDSDPLDDCGGFWRVQRRLQEEARVALALARPMARMQVEVERQIQQHRRSPVADLLPHLPHISEGLMKRNLRRGDMREMSLGQLQVITNDLHSQIQSLNEELVQLLLLRDEQHVEQDAMLVDIEDLTRHAHSHQRHQADKANAK
- the LOC133510557 gene encoding zona pellucida sperm-binding protein 3-like isoform X2, whose amino-acid sequence is MEIVVQADLFDTGFLVDPEHLRLGSEPASGSGSCRAGQYGDDWTVTIWANLQDCGTRLSSTHDKIIYSNVLVYSPEPSSEGLFRLDGATIPVECHFDKRYSVASMSLGPAWVPSVLVASAENRIDFKLRLMTDDWLFERGSHAYFVGDPMHFEVSAVIRKHKPLRVFVDRCVATAGPDPDAALRYDFIERNGCLYDAFLTNSSSHFLSRVEGHKLQFLLEAFRFYQQHNTQVYITCWLRAVPDSLGVTSQSRACSFINNRWWSADGEHETCRTCDPLVPAKEKTATTKKLTTNLEPSFAQNKPKQPVSFLWVRPGQVEMHKSQWPSSGLKKTHYTTEGLVQFGPLTVE
- the LOC133510557 gene encoding zona pellucida sperm-binding protein 3-like isoform X1 is translated as MNLSPCWTVFVLFAIFSLTESLRYPLLSYDRGAPRRPSAASSSVQSHFPSPQQQEQQEARSARVLVRCHPDSMEIVVQADLFDTGFLVDPEHLRLGSEPASGSGSCRAGQYGDDWTVTIWANLQDCGTRLSSTHDKIIYSNVLVYSPEPSSEGLFRLDGATIPVECHFDKRYSVASMSLGPAWVPSVLVASAENRIDFKLRLMTDDWLFERGSHAYFVGDPMHFEVSAVIRKHKPLRVFVDRCVATAGPDPDAALRYDFIERNGCLYDAFLTNSSSHFLSRVEGHKLQFLLEAFRFYQQHNTQVYITCWLRAVPDSLGVTSQSRACSFINNRWWSADGEHETCRTCDPLVPAKEKTATTKKLTTNLEPSFAQNKPKQPVSFLWVRPGQVEMHKSQWPSSGLKKTHYTTEGLVQFGPLTVE